In Terriglobus aquaticus, the genomic window TCGGAATGGACGCACGGGACCGCGGCAGCCTTCTTCACAACGCGCTGCAGATCTTCTGGCAGCACACGCAAACCAGCGATAACCTGCATTCTCTTATCGCGGAAGACCGGCTCAATGCACAGATTCATCGCGCCGTAGATCTGGCCCTGCGCGGGCAACGCGAACCGGGTGATCCCTGGACCGAGTCTTACCTGGAAATCCAGCGGACGCGTCTCGAGTCGCTGATGCTCCGCTGGCTCCGCAAAGAAGCGGAACGTCCGCCATTCCGGATCGCGCACCTGGAACGCGAGGTAACAGTTACGGTTGGCGGCTTGCCGCTGAAGGTCCGCGTTGACCGCGTGGACACCGTGACCTTGCCCGAGCTCGGCACAGCTCACGTGATCGTCGACTACAAGACAGGCGACCCGAGCGCGCGCAAGTGGGAAGGTGACCGGCCAGACGAACCGCAACTCCCCCTTTACGCCACCTCTGCCGTGACGGAGATAGCAGACAGCCCGGAAACTCCCGTGGGTGCCATCGCGTTCGGCGTAGTCCGCGCCGGCGACAAGCTCAACTTCGTCACCGCGCCACGCAACTCCGCCTGGCTGGTCGCTGGGCCGAAGGCGAACGCGATCACCCTGGACGGCGAGATGAAGAAATGGCGCAACACCCTGACAACCCTGGCCGAAGAGTTCCGTAGCGGAATCGCCGCAGTCGGCCCCAAGGAGTATCCCGCGACCTGCCGTTACTGCGAACAGCGCCTGCTGTGCCGGCTGAAACCTGCACTGCTGGACGCCGAAGAGTCCGCTGAGGTGGACGGGTGAGCGCAACCTTGCTGGAGTTCCCCAGCCCAAACCAGACCTCCGCAACTGAACCAGCAGACGCCGCAGAGCGCGCGAGCGCGCTCGACCCCGAACGCTCCTTCCTCGTGGAGGCGCCCGCAGGTTCCGGCAAGACCGGCCTGCTCGTTCAGCGTTTGCTCGCGCTGCTGTGCCGCGTCCAGCGTCCCGAGTCGGTGCTGGCACTTACGTTTACCAACAAGGCCACAGCGGAGATGCGCGAACGCGTGCTGAAAGCGCTCGATCTTCCGCAGAAAAATCCGTCCACGCTCAGCGACTTCGAGCGCACCACCCACAGGCTTGCGAGCGCCCTGCTGCAGCACGATCAGGCACTCGGATGGAACCTGCAGGCCAACAGCCACCGCCTGAATATCCGCACCATCGACTCGCTTTGCGGTGAGATCGCCCGCTCGCTTCCGCTCACCTCGGGTGCTGTCGGCCAGATGACTCCGGCGGAGGATGCGCGGCCTCTGTACCGCCGCGCCGCCCGCGCTGTCATGCTCCGCCTGGGCGGCGAGGATGCGGTCCTGAACAACGCGCTTCGCACCGTCTTGCTTCATCGCGATGCCGATCTCCATAACTGCGAGTCGCTCCTCGCAGAGATGCTTGGAACCCGCGAGCAGTGGCGCCGCCTTATCCCACTCACGCGCGACGAACTCACGGACGAGTTCCTGGATCGCGTGGTCAAGCCTCGACTTGACCAGACGCTCGAGACCATCATTTGCACCGCTCTCACCTCGCTGGAGAGGGCTTTCCCGCCAGACCTGCTGCACGACCTGACCGCCTTGGCGACGCAACTCTCAGCCGCAGACGGCCACAACGGTGCGCCGAACCCGATCGCGAGATGCGCCGCACTCCGCAACCCACCGGGAACGCGAGCAGCAGACGCGGAGCACTGGGCGCTGCTTGCGGGGCTACTTCTGAATACCAGTAGCCCACACACTTGGCGCAAGAGCATGAAGAAGAACCACCTGGGTCTAGTCGCTACGCCCAAGCAAAAGAAGCACCTGACAGACCTGATCGAGACTCTTTCCTCCAACGACACGTTGCACCGGCACCTCTGCGATCTGCGCAACCTGCCTCCGGCGGCCATGCCAGCCGACGACTGGCGCATGACTAAGGCGCTGTTCCAATTGCTGCTTGCTGCGCTGCAGGAACTGCACGCCATTTTCCGCGACACGAACACCTGCGACTTCACGGAACGCTCGCTGGCAGCGCATGCTGCCCTGAACCCCGCAAACGCCGGACCAGAATCCGGCCTGCGTGAGCACAGCGAATTGCAGCACCTGCTGGTGGACGAGATGCAGGACACCTCCAGCGCTCAATACGAGCTACTGGAATCGCTGACCCGCGGATGGGATGGCACCTCCCGCACCGTGTTCCTCGTCGGCGATCCGAAACAGTCCATCTACCTGTTCCGCCAGGCACGCGTGGAGCGTTTTCTCGGCAGCCTTGCCTCCGGCCGGCTCGGCAGCATCCCGTTGACCGCCCTGCGCCTCACCACCAACTTCCGCTCCGCGGCCCCGCTCGTCGACTCCCTTAATCAGCTCTTCGATCCGATCTTCCGCGCAGTCGGAAACGGAGAGATTCAGTACACGCCTGCCACCGCTGCCCGCACGGCCCAGCACGGTGAACTTCACTGGCACATCGACCCTCTCTGGGGCGAGGTTGGCAGCGAAGAACGCGGTACCAGCCAACGAGAAGTGCAGCGACAGCAGGCCGAGCACATCGTCCATACCATCCTCCGATTGCGCGAGGACGAGGACGCCAACAAGCCGCTCACGTTTGCCGTTCTAGTCCGCGCCCGCGAACACGCTACACACATCACGCGACTGTTCCGCGAGAGCGGCATCGCCTTCCGGGGCGTTGAGCTGGAAGCGCTGAACGAGCGGCCCGAGGTGCTCGACTCGCTCGCACTCACCCGTACGCTGCTTCACCCGGCGGACCGCGTCGCATGGCTTGCCGTGCTGCGCGCGCCCTGGTGCGGCGCGACTCTGGCGGACCTGTATCACCTGACCGGCGCAGATCAAGGGGACCGCAACACTACCGCTCCGCGAAAGCTTTTCCGCGAGCGTGCCCCTGGCCTGCCTGCCGCATCCCAAGCCCGGGTTCTGTGCACCCTGGACGTTCTGGACGCGGCAGTGGACGCGGTTGGCCGCATGCCGCTTGCTGAGGTGGTAGAGCGAGCCGGGCGCGCTCTTGGCACCGACCACTTCCGCACCGCTGCCGAGCGCACCAACGTTCAGCGATTCCTTGAACTCTTGGAGCAGGCCGAGGCCGAGCTGCAGGTCCTTGACGCACAGGATCTGCAAGCGCGGCTCTCACGGCTCTACGCCGAGCCTGACACTGTCCCGGGAGCGGTCGAGGTTATGACGATTCACAAGGCCAAAGGCCTGGAGTGGGACGTCGTCTTCCTCCCGGAGTTGCAGCGCTCCTCCGGCCGCAACGGGCAACGGCTGCTGGACTGGCTGGAAGTCCCGGGGTCGGACGCGGCGCAAGGCTCCAGTGCGGGACTCCTGCTTGCTCCCGTTCCGCCGCGCGGCACGAAAGCTTCCGAGCTCCCCTGCTACGTCCGCTCCGCGCGGGAGCGCCAAACGGAGGCGGAACTTGCCCGGCTTTTCTATGTCGCGGTCACGCGAGCGCGGCGGCAGCTTCACCTCTACGCAGCTCCAGCGCTCAAGAAGGACTCACACGAGGCTTCGCACCGCGCGGGCACTCTGCTCCGCACCGCTTGGCCCGCCGCTGAGGCGACCGTGCAGGAACAGGTCCAACGCAAATCCCAGCCGGAAACCCTAGAGATGCTGCGGGCGACCGCTGCAGAACACGACGGCGGAACAGGAAATCTGGCAGACCTCTCCCGCGTCTCCGCCAGCTTCGATCCCACGGCACTCGAGCAGAAGATCAGCCTTCCCTGGCTCCAGGCCAGCGCCGCTGAGGCGCCCGCCACAGCCAACCCCGCGCAGCCTCTGGAAGCGGTCACGCGACCGGAAGGTTCGCTAGGTTCCCGCGCTCTCGGAACTGCAGTCCACCTCTTGCTTGACCAGCTTGCGCAGGAGATCGCCACCGCGCCGGCTCGGCCAGCGTCAGCCCTGGCTGACACGATCGCGGGGTGGCGGGGCCGCATACGCGCAACTCTTCGCAGCCTCGGCACCGGCAAGTCCGCCATCGAACGGGATACGGACACCGTACTGCTCGCGCTGGACAATACCTTGCGGAGCCCGGAAGGCTTCTGGTTGTTGCAGCCGCACGCGCGCGCCATCAGCGAACGGGCGCTTGCGGCGGAAGACAACGATGGTGGACCGCTCCGCACCCTGCGGCTGGACCGCAGCTTCCTCGCAGGCGCGCGTCCCGGCACGACCGCCGATCCAGGGCAGGAAACGCTTTGGATCGTGGAATACAAGACCGCCACTGCGGGCAACATGCCACTCGATCAGTTCCTGGCCGAGCAGCGACTCCGCTACGCTCCGCAGCTTCGAAACTATGCGCGCCTGCTCGCCGCATCTGACGGCGCAGCAAGGCGGGTCATGCTGGCGCTCTTCTTCCCGTTGCAACCGGCGTTCGACTCCTGGGAATTGGAGAGCGGCGACGTACCAGCGTTGACCCCTGCTTGACGGCGAGCGTAGCAAAGCACAATCGTCGACGGCGGTTCTTCCGCCCACTCCGAGAGACGTTCTAGTGGATCGGCGGACGTTCCTCAAGCGGTTCGGGAACTGTCATGCTCACGCCTGCCGAACTGTGGCGAACGTCGCTTCCACTGACCCAGAAAATTACGTCTTCCGCGATATTGGTCGCATGGTCGCCAACCCGCTCCAGGTTGCGCGCGATCATGATGGCGTTCAGCGCCTGGGGAGTGTCTGCCGGCTTCTGCTTGATGCGCTGACTCAGGGCTCGGAACGCAGCCCGGTTGATCTCGTCCACTTCGGTGTCGAGGGTCAACACGCGCTCCGCCAGCAATGCATCGCCATCGATGAAGGCCTCAATGGCTTTGCGCACCATGGCAGCGGCCAGCGTTCCAAGCTTGGGGATGTCCACGGGCAGATCCGCCTCGCCCATCTGGGTCATCTCTCGCGCGCGAATCGCAATGTTCACCGCCAGATCGCCCACCCGTTCCAGGTCGGCATTGATGCGGATCACCGAGAGGATGAAGCGCAGGTCAACCGCCATGGGCTGCTGCATCGCCAACAGATCCAGGGCCGCCGCATCGATCTCGCGCTCCAGCAGGTTGATCGCCGGCTCCGACCGTCGCACTAGCTCTACCAGCGACGTGTCGCGAGTACGGTAGGCCTCGATCGAACGCTGGATCGACTGCTCTGCAAAGCCAGCCATCACCAGCAGCTTCTCTTTGAGAAGGTCCAGTGATTGATGAAACCGCGTCCGCATCCGTCAATCTCCCTTTCACCGCTCCGGGTTGGGGGCACCGGGCTGCTGTTGCTGTTGTGACCGGCGCTAGTTCAACGCACGGCCTTCTCGAGTGTTCGCGATCCGTCTGCTGCGCAGAAGCTGTTCGGCGTGCAGAATCCACCATCGAGCAGGTTGGCAATCAACCTACTCTACATGGATGAATTTGCCATAAACAGTGTGCAATTGGCTGCGTCTGACATTGACGCCCTTTCACTCACCACGGACCACCGAGTGCAACGGGCCTGTCCGGCTCAGAAA contains:
- a CDS encoding UvrD-helicase domain-containing protein, giving the protein MSATLLEFPSPNQTSATEPADAAERASALDPERSFLVEAPAGSGKTGLLVQRLLALLCRVQRPESVLALTFTNKATAEMRERVLKALDLPQKNPSTLSDFERTTHRLASALLQHDQALGWNLQANSHRLNIRTIDSLCGEIARSLPLTSGAVGQMTPAEDARPLYRRAARAVMLRLGGEDAVLNNALRTVLLHRDADLHNCESLLAEMLGTREQWRRLIPLTRDELTDEFLDRVVKPRLDQTLETIICTALTSLERAFPPDLLHDLTALATQLSAADGHNGAPNPIARCAALRNPPGTRAADAEHWALLAGLLLNTSSPHTWRKSMKKNHLGLVATPKQKKHLTDLIETLSSNDTLHRHLCDLRNLPPAAMPADDWRMTKALFQLLLAALQELHAIFRDTNTCDFTERSLAAHAALNPANAGPESGLREHSELQHLLVDEMQDTSSAQYELLESLTRGWDGTSRTVFLVGDPKQSIYLFRQARVERFLGSLASGRLGSIPLTALRLTTNFRSAAPLVDSLNQLFDPIFRAVGNGEIQYTPATAARTAQHGELHWHIDPLWGEVGSEERGTSQREVQRQQAEHIVHTILRLREDEDANKPLTFAVLVRAREHATHITRLFRESGIAFRGVELEALNERPEVLDSLALTRTLLHPADRVAWLAVLRAPWCGATLADLYHLTGADQGDRNTTAPRKLFRERAPGLPAASQARVLCTLDVLDAAVDAVGRMPLAEVVERAGRALGTDHFRTAAERTNVQRFLELLEQAEAELQVLDAQDLQARLSRLYAEPDTVPGAVEVMTIHKAKGLEWDVVFLPELQRSSGRNGQRLLDWLEVPGSDAAQGSSAGLLLAPVPPRGTKASELPCYVRSARERQTEAELARLFYVAVTRARRQLHLYAAPALKKDSHEASHRAGTLLRTAWPAAEATVQEQVQRKSQPETLEMLRATAAEHDGGTGNLADLSRVSASFDPTALEQKISLPWLQASAAEAPATANPAQPLEAVTRPEGSLGSRALGTAVHLLLDQLAQEIATAPARPASALADTIAGWRGRIRATLRSLGTGKSAIERDTDTVLLALDNTLRSPEGFWLLQPHARAISERALAAEDNDGGPLRTLRLDRSFLAGARPGTTADPGQETLWIVEYKTATAGNMPLDQFLAEQRLRYAPQLRNYARLLAASDGAARRVMLALFFPLQPAFDSWELESGDVPALTPA
- the phoU gene encoding phosphate signaling complex protein PhoU; amino-acid sequence: MRTRFHQSLDLLKEKLLVMAGFAEQSIQRSIEAYRTRDTSLVELVRRSEPAINLLEREIDAAALDLLAMQQPMAVDLRFILSVIRINADLERVGDLAVNIAIRAREMTQMGEADLPVDIPKLGTLAAAMVRKAIEAFIDGDALLAERVLTLDTEVDEINRAAFRALSQRIKQKPADTPQALNAIMIARNLERVGDHATNIAEDVIFWVSGSDVRHSSAGVSMTVPEPLEERPPIH